The DNA sequence atttaaattatttaaatattattgaatatcactataatatttaaaacgtatattaaattatgaaccTATATctccttttaaaatatttatgaaaacttTATGTCTCAGTTAACCTATATTGTACCTCAcgacttttaataatttttatttttatttttaattgactttttctctaaaatttgACCATAACACAGTCATTGAAtaatcaaattcaatttatttatttatttaaatcagaTTGTATGTTgctaaaagactaaattaaattattctagTGGatagagaatttttttaattatttgtatttcttttgaattcatcatctaATTTAAGACCATTTAATTTGGAATAGTTATCCTTGAAGATTGAAGAATTGACTAGTGTATAGTCAAGGAGAAGTCAACCACTCCACGTACCTAATACATCCTAATTAATATTCCTCAACTTttcaattgtaaaaaaaaagagtaagtATAGGTAAAAATCAACAACTACTTTTACAACTTAGGAATTATATCACATATAAGgctataaattcaaatataataccttttttttttcatttataaagcCTAATATCACAAGGCATTTTAAAAAATGcctaaaaaaatctaaaagttGAAAAGAAATAGCCTTCGTTATATTTTGTAAGGAAAAGGGTTTTTCAAAAAGAgctgaaaataatataattttgatacaTTAGAAAGAAATGCAAAATGTTGAAACAtacagaaatatatatatatatatatatatatatatatatatatatatatatatatatatatatatatatatatatatatatatataaagaacatgaaattttttgaaaaagacaATTATGCTAACTTTTTCAGAAAATCATGATTGTTGGTTTGATACGGAGATTTGAAggtgtgaaaagaaaataagaaaaagaaaatgttgttgAAAATGGTGTTACGTTGCTGTCACCAATAGTCACTCTCAAGAAACCCAATCCTCTGAACATAGACTCAAACATCCTTGTATTGCATTAAAACACAAATTTCTAAGAGTTGCTTTTGGTCACACTTTCTTGTAAAAGATAACACTCTCTAGAAGAAGCTAGAATAATCAACTTTACAACTTCTCTACCCATATTTCATTATCGTGTAACTTTATATTAAATGACAACTAGATTTGTAAACATGATATTGTTGGAATTTTTACATTGAAACAAATGTTtggatttattaaatataactaaaaaatattttacttttgaaatatGAGAgaaatatgtatgtatatatttattttgttttattttaaattattaaaatatttatactttattttaaactttacataattataattttttttatttaatattgaatttaaatatttgattttatattttagtgttTATAGTTGTTTGTCACTCAATTAAcgttgttaaataaaattaacgtgGTTTTTTTGGCTAAATTGATATTAATGTCATTTTGAAGGTAAATTATGTGAGTCAAttcaataaaaaacttaattagtaATTCggttgttatatttttttttattcaattaagtttttatatatttttaataaagatgAAGTAGTTTTTTTCCGAAAGTGTTGTTCTCCATAATCTCAATACATTCTAAAAAACAACAACTTAATTCATGTGTCAATATCTGACAATATAGtagacaaaaaataaagatatcGAATTTGAAAGATACAATCTCAATAATGCTAATTTCATGAAAGAAatcatattgtttttatttaaataatataaagattcaattgaaataaaataaaaaaatacagaaacaaaaataatcataatctaaatatgaggaccaaaattttaattaagtttcgctattaaaaaggaaaaatgtgttttttatggaattattaataatattatatttttatatgatttttattattttataaaaaattagtttttacaGTAAGAAGAAATAAGTATGGTCAAATTTATGTGTACTCTACCATGTTGCCAATTTAAATGtcattattatgtttaattttcttaattatactTATGTCATGTCTCATGTTGATTTTTACTCAAACAAACACAcagtgaaaattttatattaaatataattgaaaagttgagttatatataaggaaaacaaaagatatatagatattgaattttaaaattttatactaaaaGTGATATTAAACTTTTATGTGGACAATTCATATATCACATACATTTGTCTTTCTACTCTATATCAGTAAAAGGAATTAGAAAAATGATGCTATTAAAAACCAAATCAACATTTATAAGAACACAAGTTCTtcaagaactaaattgaaaattcGCTGtagctaatatatatatatatatatatatatatatatatatatatatatatatatatatatataatcataaaaatatcaGAAGTGGGAGTACAATCCAAAACACTGGCATGAgttcattaattaatttcttgATGAATCATAAAGGATAAAATTCGAATATGTGGGAAGGAGTGAAGCAGAAGGGAAAGTTACAGAAAGAAAGGATCACAAAAGGAACCAACCAATGTTGTTGAGTGGAAGAGTGTGTGTGGCTACATATGTGAATTTGCTTCAAAGCTTACCAAACATGATTGCAACACTGAACTTGCATTTTACTCAAACCTCAAATCCAAAAACGGTTGAGGCTCTCAAATTGTATATCACTTCAACACAAGCCAAGAGTTCACACAATTTCAGAACAGAAGAGAAGAGAATTATATGAGAATGGCATGCATAGACAGAGCATCTCCAGCACTGAACCAAATACTGCTAAAACTTTACTGGTAAGAAGTGCTTATGCATGAAAGTCATTAAGTTTAGAAGCCATAAAATTTTCTAGGCCTTATCTTATGTTGTTCAAGTTTTTCCTAGTATATGCAGAACATGGTTTAGTTTGTGTGTATATGTGTCTGTTTTTgctctttcctttttctttggtAAGGTTTTCTTGAGGGGAAAGTTACACAAGATAATATAGTTGCTTAAGTAAGTGGTAATCCACATTAAGAAAGCAGCAGTATTTTAAGTGCTTGTCAATGGCATGGCAGTGCTGAGAAGCCCTTGGAGATTGATCATCACTTGTATGAATTTGGGTCATTGGAGTACCATATTCAGGTAAAACTTTTATCTTgtttcaaaactaaatttgtaTTCTCTACTGAATTTTTTTGCATTGTTCTTTTGTTGTGCTGTTAAAATACATTGATAACCACTAATTTTGAACcaaaatagtatatttttaatacttagCAAAGAACAACtaaaaaaaccaataaaaaaactGGACTCCTCAAAGCTTGCACAATGTAATCACACTTTTTGTTGCACAATAAGCCAACAATAACCCAGTTCCTTGAGTAGAATCAACAAATAGCATTTTCCtttatttcaaacaaaatgTTTGAAGTAAACCAGTGATGTAGTCAACTACCTCTCCTCACACAAAATGTGAAAAGCAACTTGGTACATGACAGCAAATTACATGAAAAGAGTTTGCTTGTGTGcaaatctttaaatttgttaagGATCTTAGATTGAAGTTTAAACAAACTTTATAGGTAACATTGATTACTTGTGCTATGTTTGCAGTCTCAAGCCTCTGATCCACAACTAGCCTACTTGTCAATATCAATGCCACCTCTTTGCCATGGAATCCTGCCAAAGGAACTTTCTTCCAAGACCATTGAAATGGTTAAGGGTCTATGTCCTAATGTTGTGGAGATTATAGACCCTGCCAAAGAAGGATATCAGCTTACTCTGAAGCTTAACCTTAATCAGATTCCAAGAAACAAAGGTTTGTTTCCCTTAACCACCGACTTGCAACATGGTTGCCACATTCAACTTATTATAACAACTACAGCAGtgcttacaaatattttattcgTAATCAGTGTGAGCACTGAAAATAATGGTATTTCATGGTAGAAAAGTAGAAGAATTAATGGCTATCTAGTTTTCCTTCTATTTAAGAATAAAGTTGTGAATTGAAAGTTAATGTTCCTCACAATTTTTCACGAAAGACTAAAGAGGGGGAGAAAGGAAACTTCACAAAATATCATATACCAGCATATGCTATGCAAACTAGATACACAACTATTGTGACATTATGAATACTCaagcaaaatatatttattaaattcgaaaaaaagaattatagtAGTCCAAggaaatgtaatgaaaaaaataagtataaagaTGTTATCAACATTTAAATTGctcagaaaataaaatatctgcataaaaaagaaacacaaataaacattttttaggCAGCTTTTCAGTAAATGGACTCGGATAATCTAACTTCACATTTCAACCTGTGTGATGATGCCAAATTCTTGTTCCAGACTATGATAAGATCATTAGGGAAATATCATCAGTACATTCAGTAATTCTGAGTTCACAGCTGAAAGAAATATTATGGAACGTGAATTCTGATGATGCACTTCAGGGGATGTACAAACCCATCAAACTAGTCTACCATCCAAGAGAACCTTTCTTTCTCATAAGACAGGTAATTCTTccataacttaattttttaacctGTCATGTCAAATgcaacaaagaaaaacaagaaaacaaagtGTAAAAAGACCTTCCAAATAAAATGAACAAGATTaccataatatataaaagatgtgAGGTGTTTCATGAGCACCATATCATGTACTTAGGAAGTTAAGAACCTGAATCAAAGGATTGTCAGAACCATGGATACAATAAACTGGGTGAGGTATGTCAACAATTCAAGAAGCTAAgaataatctaaaataatatcattactAGTTCATTCTCACCAATTTACTGttcaaatatcaataatataataacacatGAAAACCTCTCTTCCTCCATATTTTTGTCAGCTTATAACAACTACCTTCCAATTAGTTGTTCTTCAGAAGAAACAGAAATTCAACAACCAAGTACCCAAAGACAACTCATTACCAACTTCATGGTCTGAAAAGATATTTGCATGCTAAAGATTTTCCAAATTCATAACCTGACACTTGCTACATGCAGCCACAAAGAATCATAGCAGTATTCCCAATTCGTTTGAAGGAAAAGTCAGATGTGACTATTGCCACAACTTTCTTTCAGGTTTGTAGCTGATAAAGTGAAACcaagtaatttattttcatcaactcAATGTGCTCCGAACGCATTTATTTACTATTCAATCACAGGAGCTTGTGGATGTGGGAAGTTCAGATAAATGGGCCAAGGTACCACCCTGCAACTGGTCAGCCATTCCTCCACCAGAGTTAAGAGGAGAAGCTTTTGAAGATTTGAGTACCAATGGAGGGTTTTTCACTTTTGGTATAATGTCATCATCCAGTAATTATGACATGAGCTACTTTCTTACAAACCACAAACTGATAACACAGTTTTGAAAATTAAACTCTAAATTCAAACAAGATATCAATAGAAGAATCGTTGAGTAAGTTGAATCCAAGGTATCTGACACTGACAacctttttcatgtttaataGATATCTCTTCTCGCCATGTTGAAGGCAATAGGCTAGACAAAACTGTCTGGAGTCTATTAAATTTTAGTACCTATGTTAGATATCATGTAAAGGTAACATCAATATTATTCTTTCTTCTTAAAGTCTGCTTAGTAAATCCCTTGATATTCCAAGTTTTGAAGATCTTTGTACTGCAGAGCACCAAAGGTTTTATTCAAAGAAGGATGAGGAAGCGTTTGGAAAGCTTGGTTGAGGTACAGAAACACTAAATTTCAAGCACTAAGTTCATTGTCTGAACAAAGATATTTGCAGCATTAAGACTCAAGGCATATAATGAGACCTAAATGGGACCCATTTTATGCTTAAAGTACCTACCTAAAGGCATTTCCTATTCCAGAAACTATATTATTTGCATAAAGAAATACACACTCGCCATAAATAACTGAATCTAGTTACAGAAATGTTGATAGTTTTGTCTTTCATGCAGGTACTGCACCAAACAAACTCAGAAGAAAATGAACAAACCAAACAACATCAAGGTCTACCTTCTGATAACACATTTCAATATTGACAATATAATCCACAAATTAAGGAGACAAATTAAACTATAAACTTGTTTTAGAATTAAAAGTATTGTTTTGGCTATACtggtgattttttttgtttatgccAGACAACGTGCTAGTGTTATAACATACACATATTCAATTCATAGATATGAATGAAAACaatataaagtaaaaacatTAAGAAAGTTGAATGACAGCATTCCAGCAACCCAATTGTTCAATCACAATTGATTTTCAATGTGCAGTATATAGGTACACAAAGAAACTAGTGAGATCAACAAAATATGTCATCCTGAAACAAAGATGGGGAACctttggaagaaaaataaagaggaTGGGATTCCGGCTTAAAATTAATGGATTTACACGGTTTCGTCAACGATGGTTGAGGTTCCCAAAATTTTCAACAGGATATACAAAAATAGAGTAGAATTCAGTGCAAATATCAGTTTATGTAATATATGGAGTTCATAAAGATGGTCCAAGAAAATGAATACTTCACTGCCTATTTTTATCATGCCTAGCTATAAAATTTATATGGATTTCAACTactttattgaaataaaaaaggagCATATTCATTGGTCTAGACATCTACCAAATTTGTAATGTTGCAAGTGTAATGTCTATGTATAGAAATCACAATGAAGTTTTATACCGaaattttttacataatatGAGTATAATCCCTTCAAGAGGGGTTCCATTCCATCTAATGTTTGCTTcatttaagtattcaaatagaTAAGTGTAAGATTGAAAAGTGAATTGCAACAACAAGTCTGTTATCTCAATTTAATTACTTCAGTGTTGTTAAGTAACTGTTATAGGTCTGTTATTGTCTGATGTaatacaattattaattataactacAAGAACACAAGAAAACAGGTCATTGACATAAGTTTTCACCTAGACTCGTTGACAATAAGCTGTCAtgtggtaaaaaaaaatgtttctaaaCAATTGAACACGATTATCACTGCACGTTTAAAACAAATCTACCTTcacataataaactaataactgCAATGCAATGCAATGACGTATCAAACTATTAATATGGTTCCCAATTgcataattttagttttgcatGTGGAAAGAaggatttaaaaattaaatgtattcTCTTCAACAGCAGAGAAAACCAATACAAATGAATGAGACCTTAACTTTAATCCAAATGTCATTACTTTCATAGACTGTAACTGTAATCTGTAAACATTTATAGTTCAAAATACCAAGACAAGAAACGTTGCTACAAAGTCAGctcaacacaaaaaacaaaatcaaaggtAGGCATCACAACCTACCTACCTGGCAGGTGAAAAACCAATGATTCACAATGCAAACATCCCTTTCTGTTATTCTACCAAAGCCATTAACATTTCACTCCATCTCCACATCCGGAAGAGCCCACGGCCGAAAGCTTGATGATTCACTCTCAGACAGCAAAGGACCCTTTGCCTCACCACTTTTCAAACTCCTCTTACCTGCCAGCACCCCAAATGCCCCAAAAGCCAAAACCACCACCCCAGTAGCATGCACAGTGAACAGAAAATTCATCAAAGTCACACCCCTCAAACTATCCTCATCAAGATCACAATGCACATCAACAAGCTGCAATTGGGACTCTAAAAAATTGATCTTTCTACACCCCTTCAGCCCAAACAAATCAGTGTACAAAGAGAACCCCAGCTGCAACAACCAAGTGCCCTTAAACACCAACCCACAAGACAACAAAAACTCGGCAAAAAAAGCCGAAGGCTTAACCGCTAAGTAAACACAAGCACCAGCACACACCAGTGTCAACCCTCCCAAATATCCATACACAGAACCTGCAAGACCCGATACCCCTTTTCCCATCACAGAATACTCCATCAAGAAAACAACCCCACCggacaaaaaaacaaaaccttCATCGACCAACGACGTTCCTCCCACGCGTTCACGGAATATGATCAAAATGGTCAAGAGCCAGAAGGCCAAAACGGCCAGGGATTGTTGAAAGAAGGAGAATTTGTAAGCGGGGTGACCAGAAAacgagaagaagaggaaaaactCGGTGAAAGAGAAGACGGGGAGGGCGATGAGCACAGCGTAGAGATCAAGGGTCTTCCACTTTGGGTCAGAGAAGTACCAAAGCTTGGAGCGGAAGTGAGAGGGGTTTTGAAGGTAAAGGGAAGTTGAAGAGACTAAGCGCCGAATCCCAAcatggaagaagatgatgaaaccGGACAGATGGGTCGCCAACGATGCCATCTGCACTGTAGTTATGTCTGTTAAGGTTGTTCTTTCCTTCTCTTACGGTTTTCACTCGAtcaaaacatacacaaaaatATTGCAAATTCACATTAAACAAATCAAGATTTGGTACTTCTGTGAGACTCTTTCCAATCCAAATTACatattctccattttttttccaattcatttgatatttttatgtgttattcAGACGGACTAAGTATCATTCTATTTTCAGCTCATTGCACTTGactttagaataatttttttatgcaaataGTAGTTGTTATTGGgattagttattaatttttattctttaaaatatatttttcccacTAACTTAGGTTTTCTACGTGtcattgaatttatatttatcacaCTTTTCTCTTTATTAGGGTCATTCATTCCTAATATATTATGCCTTTGAGAAACAAGTATTTAAGATGTAGAAGATATAGAAAAATTATCCAGTtcaatcaaaatgaaaaaattttgACAATCGTTATTAGGAACAATTACTGCGTTTCCAATgaattatttgtctattttgGAACGTTTGAATTCCGTCacagttttatctttaaaagaCACTTTAGAAGGTGGagagataaatatatttaaattatatttcatctcaatttttaaGTGATGTGAGACTTATTAGGTGTATCGAAACATTTTTCATTATCTTAGATTTCaaaatagatatttaattaattgaatatgatataatataaacttatacaaaatatatatatatatatatatatatatatatatatatatatatatatataaagtgttATACTTaaagtgttaaaaaaatattgagcgatatatttttagaatagcAAAAATCATCTTAactccttttttatttaaatctcaagtcattttatttgtttaagtgATAAAATGTTAGGGTCACTGGTATATAATATATTCTTcgtttgaaatttaaaattcttaacataattttataactaaaaaacatattaaagggctaaaaaagaaaattattggaatacataaataaaactcATAATTAAGGATTAAATGTTTACTTAGTGGACTTTTATTTTAAGTGCAAACGAGAAGGGAAAAAAGGATTTCGCAATTAATACATTTATGCCATGAATTGGTAGATTAGGAAAAGGTTTCTAGTTCATGAACTCAcctaattcatttaaaagactaagaaaacatgttattatacaaataatttactattttttgcATCTCAATTGAATATAACTTGGATCAACCTTTgcttatttaaaaagtaatttgttttagaattttGTTGGATTTCTATTTTATACAATCGGCAAATGCCTAAAAATATTtcgaaaattgaaaaaaatagtaaaatatgcctatttttctaaaatatcatattatattacgTGTAATCACTCTAAAATAAATTCGTAGATTaagaattaatttaatatattttttatttaaatatattcaataattttattttatttggtgGTCAATATTAAAGacactttaaatatatatttctctcTTAATTTTCCTAAGACATTTTAAAGATAGgaatgttataaaattaaagtttcaaaagaatACATTAGTTATAAATTTTAGGTTTGATTAGTCCAATGGTACATACCTTTGTTCGGATGTGTTAGTTTGGTGTCCATTTTAGAAAATATGTCAATTATGtccaaacttttgaaaaaaatgctttgagtagatatttaaaaaaaaaacattaatgatgTAAGGGACGTGTCATGtgtcaatatttatttttttttaattatttttaaattgtcatGTGTTAAGTCTATAGTGTGACATATgacatttcatttcaatttagtccccacaaATTGTCACATTTGTTCGAATATGTCAGTTTGGTACTCGCTTTTAAAAACGTGTCAAttctttcaaaacttttgaaaaaatgcttcaatttagatcatttaaaaaaaataagcatTAACGATGTAAACGACGTGCCATATgtcaatttatgttttttttaatttgttttttaaattgtcaTGTGTTAGGTCTCTTGTGTGACACATgacatttcatttcaatttagtccacaCATctctttgtttcaatttagtcttcacatatgttattttgttttaatttagttccCACATTTATCTTTTTGATTCAacttagtcccaatttttttttctcaaaatagagaaatattgtatCTCTCTTAAATTTGATacgaaatttattatttatataaattttatattgatatttgttattaaaaatgacttataaaattaagtactattatcaattaaatatgttttttgtcgcttaatttttagtgaaaatgaAATAAGTCCTTATTCGAAACActagttcaatttagtccctcaactttaaaataatataaatttagtctttttaaccataaccaaattttgttaaatttatttaacatttcaaatacgTTTCAATTAGGGactaaaagtaattaataacaACACATAggttaataattaataagaaatataatatgttatatcgacattttcaatgaaaaatatgagtataacatgtatataaataataaatttgatctcaattttaAGAGACagataatattatttcattttgaaaaaaataataattaggattaaattgaatcagAAAGACCTATGTGgggaataaattaaaacaaagagACATATGTGGAAActacattaaaacaaaaagacaaGTGgataaattgaaattgagacaatgacacttggtaatgatattgacacgtggcaatacCTTGTCACGTGACActgtcagtgccacgtgtcacacactaATGACCTGACACttgacattttattttttttcttttcaaacaataaaaataaaactatagaTTCACTCGTGGCACGttgttaatgattttttttaaaatgacctaaatgaaacatattttcaaaaaaaaggtACGTAATTGACACGTTTTAAAAaacgggtaccaaattgacacatccGAATAACGAAAGTAAGTACCATTCGATTAATTAAGcctaaattataataatattatttcaataaaaacaatttttacaataattatcaaaataaaataatgattttgtcAAAGTAATGCTCAAATTTAGTAGGTGTATAATTACTACCAgctttttttactttaattaaaaattgtttattagAAATCTAAACATATTatcatgattatatatatatatatatgggttatagatattgagatattatggttctatatatatgacataaatcttatatgcataaaatatttgacaccacttttatcctaaaattttaaagaaataagagTATGAGagtataaatcttattttatatagtgtttaactatgtaaaataaaatctaaagagagggtaaaaaaaactataaaaatgatgattttaataaaataacgtCTTAGCTTTACTCTTTTCTactattttatagtttttcaaaataattaaataatatgtgACATAAAATTGAGTTTATATTGTGATAATTCGTAatctattttgttttgatatttgacccttaaactaaaaatatttgacaTAAATAAATTGTTGTAATTTTGGACGGCGAAgactaaaagaaagaaaacgtGTAACAGAATTGAATCCTTGTGGCATGTCCACATGGCCTCAAAATTCTTGAGGTTGTAAACGATTCCATCTTTCATAGCTTCAATTTTGCCACCTAACTAGGATCGGTATGCCATCACACT is a window from the Vigna unguiculata cultivar IT97K-499-35 chromosome 7, ASM411807v1, whole genome shotgun sequence genome containing:
- the LOC114191675 gene encoding actin-related protein 2/3 complex subunit 2B isoform X2; its protein translation is MRMACIDRASPALNQILLKLYCAEKPLEIDHHLYEFGSLEYHIQSQASDPQLAYLSISMPPLCHGILPKELSSKTIEMVKGLCPNVVEIIDPAKEGYQLTLKLNLNQIPRNKDYDKIIREISSVHSVILSSQLKEILWNVNSDDALQGMYKPIKLVYHPREPFFLIRQPQRIIAVFPIRLKEKSDVTIATTFFQELVDVGSSDKWAKVPPCNWSAIPPPELRGEAFEDLSTNGGFFTFDISSRHVEGNRLDKTVWSLLNFSTYVRYHVKSTKGFIQRRMRKRLESLVEVLHQTNSEENEQTKQHQVYRYTKKLVRSTKYVILKQRWGTFGRKIKRMGFRLKINGFTRFRQRWLRFPKFSTGYTKIE
- the LOC114191675 gene encoding actin-related protein 2/3 complex subunit 2B isoform X1, coding for MRMACIDRASPALNQILLKLYCAEKPLEIDHHLYEFGSLEYHIQSQASDPQLAYLSISMPPLCHGILPKELSSKTIEMVKGLCPNVVEIIDPAKEGYQLTLKLNLNQIPRNKDYDKIIREISSVHSVILSSQLKEILWNVNSDDALQGMYKPIKLVYHPREPFFLIRQPQRIIAVFPIRLKEKSDVTIATTFFQELVDVGSSDKWAKVPPCNWSAIPPPELRGEAFEDLSTNGGFFTFDISSRHVEGNRLDKTVWSLLNFSTYVRYHVKVTSILFFLLKVCLVNPLIFQVLKIFVLQSTKGFIQRRMRKRLESLVEVLHQTNSEENEQTKQHQVYRYTKKLVRSTKYVILKQRWGTFGRKIKRMGFRLKINGFTRFRQRWLRFPKFSTGYTKIE
- the LOC114191676 gene encoding uncharacterized protein LOC114191676, producing the protein MASLATHLSGFIIFFHVGIRRLVSSTSLYLQNPSHFRSKLWYFSDPKWKTLDLYAVLIALPVFSFTEFFLFFSFSGHPAYKFSFFQQSLAVLAFWLLTILIIFRERVGGTSLVDEGFVFLSGGVVFLMEYSVMGKGVSGLAGSVYGYLGGLTLVCAGACVYLAVKPSAFFAEFLLSCGLVFKGTWLLQLGFSLYTDLFGLKGCRKINFLESQLQLVDVHCDLDEDSLRGVTLMNFLFTVHATGVVVLAFGAFGVLAGKRSLKSGEAKGPLLSESESSSFRPWALPDVEME